Sequence from the Bacillus tuaregi genome:
ATAAATCTATTTCAGGCTTATATTCTTTCAATTCCTTATTCGCTTCTATGAAAAGAAGATAATTCTTCACATCACTGATGGCTGTTACGAAATTAATTTCTCTAAAGTTATTCAAACGATGAGTTTTTATATAGTTATACAGGACCTTATCATCGATAAATTCAATATAATTAATATTTGTATAAGAATAGACATAGAAAAGTATACGCTCTAGGGAATTATCTATATCCTTATATGCTAAAGGACTTTTGCAATATTGAAATTGCTTCTTTAGCCATTTATAACGTTTGCATCTTTTTAAAGCTTCCACAACATACTCCTATCGGTTTTCGGATAAATAAACTAATTTGAGTACCGAATGATTCGTTTAATCATTTTGAAAATTCCTTAGTTCCAACTCAATTTTTCTCTATATTTGGTAGATAATATTCAAATGGGTTGGGTTTTCCTAAATAATAACCTTGACCAAATCGTACTCCTAATTCTATTGCTGAATCTAAGTCTTCCTTAGATTCAAATCCTTCCAAAACCATCTTTATGTCATTCCCAAAAAATTGTAAAAAGCACTGAATCGCTTTTTGCTTTCTCGATGATTGAGCTATGTCTTTTGCAAAATAACGGTCAACCTTTCCAATATTGGGTTCTATCTCTAATACAGCTTTAATGGTCGATTCACCTTTACCAATATCATCAAGGGCAATTAAAAAACCTTGTTTTTTCAATATGGCAGTAGTCTTTTTCAGCATTGATAAAGAGATTCCATCATGAATCTCACTAATTTCTAATACAACAGAACTAGGTTTAATGTGAGTCACTGATATAAACTTATGTAAGTTATGATGGAATGCTGGATCTAACAAGGTTGATGGACAAATATTAATAAAAAGAAGAAAACCTTGTAGATTATCAGATTCATGTTTCGCAGTTTCTAGGATTTTAAAAATCGATTTGATGTCTAAATCCACATGTCGATCGTGCTTTTTTGCATATTTAAATAATAATTCTGGATTCTGGCAA
This genomic interval carries:
- a CDS encoding EAL domain-containing protein, which encodes MDIFNLNMIINQIDFHHEVQPITNLMSKQVFGFEFLLRTRHCQNPELLFKYAKKHDRHVDLDIKSIFKILETAKHESDNLQGFLLFINICPSTLLDPAFHHNLHKFISVTHIKPSSVVLEISEIHDGISLSMLKKTTAILKKQGFLIALDDIGKGESTIKAVLEIEPNIGKVDRYFAKDIAQSSRKQKAIQCFLQFFGNDIKMVLEGFESKEDLDSAIELGVRFGQGYYLGKPNPFEYYLPNIEKN